A genomic region of Thermodesulfovibrio aggregans contains the following coding sequences:
- a CDS encoding winged helix-turn-helix transcriptional regulator — MNKIDFSDEISMRILEHIHENPTITQRDLASKLGIALGLTNSYIKRLYKKGCIKIKNLDGKRLKYILTPKGFVEKARLTCNYMARSFNYFREIKQKIDQTYNAMIESGINKIVLWGDGELAEVCIVSLKGLPITISGIVGFNEDRKKIFNYTVYTKDEIKNIEFDAVLVATFDEREIAQLKDIDKKVYYLWQS, encoded by the coding sequence ATGAACAAAATAGATTTTTCAGATGAAATATCAATGCGTATTCTTGAACATATTCATGAAAACCCAACAATTACTCAAAGAGACCTTGCATCAAAGCTTGGCATAGCTCTTGGACTTACAAACTCATACATAAAACGACTTTACAAAAAAGGCTGTATAAAGATTAAGAATCTCGATGGGAAAAGATTAAAATATATCCTCACACCAAAGGGATTTGTTGAAAAGGCACGTCTTACCTGTAATTACATGGCAAGGTCATTTAACTATTTCAGAGAAATTAAACAAAAAATAGACCAGACATACAACGCTATGATTGAATCAGGAATAAACAAAATCGTTCTATGGGGTGATGGAGAGCTTGCCGAAGTCTGCATAGTTTCATTAAAGGGACTTCCTATCACCATTTCTGGAATAGTCGGATTTAACGAAGACAGGAAAAAGATTTTCAACTACACAGTCTATACAAAGGATGAAATAAAAAACATAGAATTTGATGCAGTTCTTGTAGCAACCTTTGATGAACGCGAGATTGCTCAATTAAAAGACATCGATAAAAAGGTTTACTATCTATGGCAGAGCTGA
- a CDS encoding UpxY family transcription antiterminator: MAELTLSWYCIYVKSRHEFKVSERLSKLGIEVFLPAVEKLRKWKDRKKLVKFPLFPGYLFVNIEKSYELILRVLKTPGVVCFIKNALGEPEPVPEEQIIPLKKAIENKVEIDPYPYLKEGQKVRIKSGALQGVTGILKSKEKKHYLILAIDILQRSVSVRIDASEVELV; encoded by the coding sequence ATGGCAGAGCTGACATTAAGCTGGTACTGTATATATGTAAAGTCAAGGCATGAGTTTAAGGTATCTGAGAGGCTTTCAAAATTGGGGATAGAGGTCTTTTTACCTGCTGTTGAAAAGCTTAGAAAATGGAAGGACAGAAAAAAGCTTGTCAAATTCCCGCTTTTTCCTGGATATCTCTTTGTTAACATTGAAAAAAGCTATGAATTAATACTCAGGGTGTTAAAGACACCAGGGGTTGTATGTTTCATAAAGAATGCCCTTGGAGAGCCTGAACCTGTTCCTGAGGAGCAGATAATACCGTTGAAAAAAGCAATAGAAAACAAAGTGGAAATAGACCCATATCCATACTTAAAGGAAGGGCAGAAAGTAAGAATAAAGAGTGGAGCTCTACAGGGAGTAACAGGGATACTCAAGAGCAAAGAGAAAAAGCATTATCTTATTTTAGCGATAGATATACTTCAGAGGTCAGTAAGTGTTAGAATAGATGCCTCTGAAGTAGAACTGGTTTAA
- a CDS encoding nucleotide sugar dehydrogenase — MKLINKIKTKQAKIGIIGLGYVGLPLVIEFCKAGFQVYGFDIDERKINLLLEGKSYIKHINNSSISEILPNFTPTTDFSRISEVDCVIICVPTPLNKYREPDLSYVFNTGEVIAKYMKKGQLIVLESTTYPGTTDEDLRKILEKSGLKAGVDFYLAYSPEREDPGNKEFSTSKIPKVVGGFSSSCLEVAKALYDQIVVRTVPVSSTKVAESVKLLENIYRAVNIALVNELKILFDRMGIDVWEVIEAAKTKPFGFQAFYPGPGLGGHCIPIDPFYLTWKAREYDFHTRFIELAGEINTQVTYYVLEKIIQALNENKTSIKGARILILGVAYKKDVDDMRESPALKLMDLLEKRGALVDYNDPYIPELPETRKYKKKKKSVELTPDNLSLYDCVVITTDHSLYDPDFIAKNSKLIIDTRNLIKSKTYQNVLKA; from the coding sequence ATGAAGCTTATCAATAAAATTAAAACAAAACAGGCAAAAATCGGCATAATTGGTCTTGGATATGTGGGTTTACCTCTTGTAATAGAGTTCTGCAAGGCAGGTTTTCAAGTTTATGGGTTTGATATAGACGAGAGAAAAATAAATCTTCTTTTAGAGGGTAAAAGCTACATTAAGCATATTAATAATTCATCAATTTCTGAAATACTTCCTAATTTTACTCCTACTACTGATTTTTCAAGAATTTCTGAGGTGGATTGTGTGATAATATGTGTTCCTACTCCGTTAAATAAATATAGAGAACCTGATTTAAGCTATGTCTTCAACACAGGTGAAGTCATCGCAAAATATATGAAGAAAGGACAACTCATTGTGCTTGAGTCCACCACATATCCAGGAACAACAGATGAAGACCTTAGAAAAATTCTTGAAAAATCAGGACTGAAAGCAGGAGTAGATTTTTATCTTGCCTATTCACCAGAAAGAGAAGACCCCGGGAACAAAGAGTTCAGCACATCAAAAATACCAAAGGTTGTAGGTGGATTTAGTTCTTCATGTCTTGAAGTAGCAAAAGCTCTCTATGATCAGATAGTTGTCAGAACAGTTCCAGTATCAAGTACAAAGGTTGCTGAATCAGTTAAACTTCTTGAAAATATATATCGGGCTGTGAATATAGCTCTTGTAAATGAATTAAAAATACTCTTTGACCGTATGGGAATAGATGTCTGGGAAGTCATAGAAGCAGCTAAAACAAAACCTTTTGGATTTCAGGCATTTTATCCGGGCCCTGGACTTGGTGGCCATTGTATTCCTATAGACCCATTTTACCTAACATGGAAAGCCCGTGAGTATGACTTTCATACACGATTTATAGAGCTTGCTGGCGAAATAAATACCCAAGTAACGTATTATGTCTTAGAGAAAATAATTCAAGCTTTAAATGAGAATAAAACATCCATAAAAGGAGCAAGAATCCTAATATTAGGAGTTGCTTATAAAAAAGATGTAGATGATATGAGAGAATCCCCTGCTCTTAAGCTTATGGATCTTCTTGAAAAGAGAGGTGCTCTGGTGGATTACAATGACCCTTACATACCTGAACTTCCTGAAACAAGGAAGTATAAGAAAAAAAAGAAATCAGTGGAACTTACGCCAGATAATTTATCATTATATGATTGCGTTGTGATAACTACTGATCACAGTCTGTACGACCCTGATTTCATTGCTAAAAATTCAAAGCTAATAATAGATACTCGTAATCTTATAAAATCAAAAACCTATCAAAATGTTTTAAAGGCATAG
- a CDS encoding Gfo/Idh/MocA family oxidoreductase, whose protein sequence is MKKRFIGHIGLGYWGKNIFRNLYELEVLHTACDVSEEVLNEYRKKFRDVNFTMDYNEILRNPELKAVTIATPAATHYEFVKKALLADKDVFVEKPLALKTTEAKELIKIAEDNKKILMVGHILRYHPAVIKLKEIISSGTLGKIQYIYSNRLNIGKLRTEENILWSFAPHDISVILMLLDEEPIKVSAFGGDYLNKGIYDITLTTLEFPNNIKAHIFVSWLHPYKEQKLIVVGSKAMAVFDDVSKEKLFLYPHKIEWKEGKIPVAHKAQYEVIPFEDGEPLKLELIHFTECINNRQTPLTDGYEGLRVLKILELAEKSLRGSSGEEISRDKNYYAHETAVIDEGVEIGEGTKIWHFSHILKGSKIGKNCIIGQNVMIGPDVTIGNRCKIQNNVSIYKGVTLEDEVFCGPSCVFTNVYNPRAFIERKNEFLPTIVKKGATIGANATIVCGVTIGKYAMIGAGAVVKKDVPDHAIVAGVPAKQIGWACKCGVTLKFNNQRATCNYCGNEYILKEGKIELLKEGGSNESKS, encoded by the coding sequence ATGAAGAAAAGATTTATCGGACACATAGGACTTGGATATTGGGGAAAAAACATCTTTAGAAATCTCTATGAACTTGAAGTATTGCATACTGCCTGCGATGTTTCAGAAGAAGTGCTCAATGAATACAGGAAAAAATTCCGTGATGTAAACTTTACTATGGATTATAACGAAATCCTTAGAAATCCTGAACTAAAAGCCGTAACCATAGCAACGCCTGCAGCTACTCACTATGAATTTGTTAAAAAAGCCTTGCTTGCTGACAAAGATGTCTTTGTAGAAAAGCCACTTGCCCTAAAAACTACTGAAGCTAAAGAATTAATTAAAATTGCTGAAGACAATAAAAAAATACTCATGGTAGGTCATATCCTGAGATATCATCCTGCAGTTATCAAGCTCAAAGAAATTATATCATCTGGAACCTTAGGAAAAATTCAATACATTTATTCAAATCGTCTCAATATTGGTAAACTTCGCACAGAGGAAAACATACTCTGGAGTTTTGCACCCCATGATATATCGGTAATACTGATGCTTTTAGACGAGGAACCTATTAAAGTAAGTGCCTTTGGCGGAGACTATTTAAATAAAGGGATATACGATATAACACTTACAACTCTTGAATTTCCTAATAATATAAAAGCCCACATATTCGTAAGCTGGCTTCATCCTTACAAAGAACAAAAATTGATAGTGGTTGGTTCAAAAGCTATGGCTGTTTTTGATGATGTAAGTAAAGAAAAATTATTTCTGTATCCACATAAAATAGAATGGAAAGAAGGCAAAATTCCTGTTGCCCACAAAGCCCAGTATGAAGTTATTCCATTTGAAGATGGTGAACCTCTTAAACTTGAACTTATTCACTTTACTGAATGTATAAACAATAGACAAACACCGTTAACAGATGGTTATGAAGGATTAAGAGTTCTTAAAATCCTTGAACTGGCAGAAAAATCTTTAAGAGGTAGTTCAGGTGAGGAAATCTCAAGAGATAAAAATTACTATGCCCATGAAACTGCGGTTATAGATGAAGGAGTTGAGATTGGTGAAGGGACAAAAATATGGCATTTTTCCCATATACTCAAAGGTTCAAAAATAGGAAAAAACTGCATAATTGGACAAAATGTAATGATAGGTCCTGATGTTACAATTGGAAACCGCTGTAAAATCCAGAACAACGTCTCCATCTATAAAGGTGTTACACTTGAGGATGAAGTATTCTGTGGTCCATCCTGTGTATTTACAAATGTTTATAATCCAAGAGCATTTATAGAAAGAAAAAATGAATTTCTACCAACAATAGTAAAAAAGGGAGCAACAATAGGAGCAAATGCCACAATTGTCTGTGGAGTTACGATAGGCAAATATGCAATGATTGGTGCTGGAGCAGTGGTAAAAAAAGATGTCCCTGACCATGCAATTGTAGCGGGTGTTCCAGCAAAGCAGATTGGATGGGCATGTAAATGTGGAGTTACTTTGAAATTTAATAATCAGAGAGCAACTTGTAACTACTGCGGTAATGAATATATATTGAAAGAAGGCAAAATCGAACTTCTAAAGGAGGGTGGAAGTAATGAAAGTAAAAGCTAA
- a CDS encoding DegT/DnrJ/EryC1/StrS family aminotransferase: MKFYVLDVNIILDNFDTLRRNKYPASVEVYNYLKTRGLGCISSASLDNIKFLKIRDLILEKGYTKTDAEMIVRHMLKDLATNFKIIKTPSYVNIEDGDIEDAQIIATAKAIGGKVITRDEGILRKYGDFSISPDKFLKEVDKKPSIPMLDLTLQTFSIYEQIESSIDKVIQKSNFILGEEVTLLEKKIAEYIGTKYAIGVSSGTDALVLSLRALAIQGKNQEYWDRDDFVITTPFTFTATGDAILRSGATPLFVDIELESYTINPELIKKVLDKYGSKVKGIVPVHLYGHPCNMDEIMDIAREYNLFVVEDCAQSFSTKWDGKMTGSFGDVGCFSFFPSKNLGGFGDGGMITTNNEEVAEVIRMLLKHGGKDKYNVDHIGYNARLDTIQAAVLLAKMQYIDEFTERRRKIASIYNEELKDLNWLKTPYEHPKAYHVYHQYTIRLTGKDRNQLQRYLKENGIDSMVYYPVPLHKMKVFINNGMEIFESLENSELASKSVLSLPIEPLMEEREVDIIVETIKQIKED; the protein is encoded by the coding sequence ATGAAATTTTATGTCCTTGATGTCAATATAATTCTGGACAACTTTGATACTCTAAGAAGGAATAAATATCCAGCTTCTGTTGAGGTATACAATTATTTAAAAACAAGGGGACTGGGATGTATCTCATCTGCTTCACTTGACAATATTAAATTTTTAAAAATTCGGGACCTTATTTTAGAAAAAGGATATACAAAAACAGATGCAGAGATGATTGTAAGACATATGTTAAAAGATTTAGCGACTAACTTTAAGATTATAAAAACTCCCTCCTATGTAAATATTGAAGATGGTGATATAGAGGATGCACAAATAATTGCTACTGCAAAGGCAATTGGTGGGAAGGTTATTACGAGAGATGAAGGTATCTTGAGAAAATACGGTGATTTCTCTATAAGTCCAGACAAATTTCTAAAAGAAGTAGACAAAAAACCTTCTATACCGATGCTTGATTTAACTTTACAAACCTTTTCTATTTATGAACAGATAGAATCCTCAATTGATAAAGTTATACAGAAATCAAACTTCATCCTTGGAGAGGAGGTCACTTTACTTGAAAAGAAGATTGCTGAATATATAGGGACGAAATATGCAATTGGGGTGTCTTCTGGTACAGATGCATTAGTTTTATCTTTGAGAGCATTAGCAATTCAAGGAAAAAATCAGGAATACTGGGATAGAGATGACTTTGTGATAACTACTCCTTTTACTTTTACAGCAACAGGAGATGCCATACTTAGAAGTGGTGCTACTCCTCTATTTGTTGATATAGAATTGGAAAGTTATACAATTAATCCAGAATTGATAAAGAAGGTCTTAGATAAGTATGGAAGCAAAGTAAAAGGGATAGTTCCTGTTCATCTATACGGTCATCCTTGTAATATGGATGAAATTATGGATATTGCCAGAGAGTACAATCTTTTTGTAGTAGAAGATTGTGCTCAGAGTTTTAGTACAAAGTGGGATGGTAAGATGACAGGTTCTTTTGGTGATGTGGGATGTTTTAGCTTTTTTCCATCTAAGAATTTAGGTGGATTTGGTGATGGTGGAATGATAACAACAAATAATGAAGAAGTTGCTGAAGTTATTCGTATGCTATTAAAACACGGTGGAAAAGATAAGTACAATGTAGACCATATTGGTTATAATGCAAGACTTGATACTATTCAAGCTGCAGTTTTATTGGCTAAAATGCAGTATATAGATGAATTTACGGAAAGAAGAAGAAAAATAGCAAGTATTTATAACGAAGAATTGAAAGACTTAAACTGGCTAAAAACACCATATGAACATCCAAAGGCTTACCATGTGTACCATCAGTATACAATCAGGTTAACAGGAAAAGATAGAAATCAGCTCCAGAGATATTTAAAAGAAAACGGTATAGACTCTATGGTGTACTATCCTGTGCCACTACACAAGATGAAAGTTTTTATAAACAATGGTATGGAGATTTTTGAAAGTTTAGAAAATAGTGAGCTTGCATCTAAAAGTGTTTTAAGCCTACCTATTGAGCCATTGATGGAGGAAAGAGAAGTTGATATAATTGTAGAAACTATAAAACAAATAAAGGAAGATTGA
- a CDS encoding glycosyltransferase, translating to MEANTRFKVLFLTSWYPSRIHPIAGIFIKRHAEAVSLYSDVAVLFVTADKSLKDKIYDIEYSIENNIPTVRVYYKHFSKIKGVSKFINLYRYLKASYLGLKVIKENFGKPDLVHANVTLPAGLVALALRFLKGFRYIVTEHSSSFLPEDSTYKGVFKKFLTSIIIKNAERVTTVSKKLRGAMIKQGLENEYFLVPNVIDININQVRSKTNNKKKKILHISLLYDRVKNISDILLVLNKIVYEKNRDDFEFHILGDGVDREKLQNQAIELGLLNKYVFFHGLKKPEEVYKFLEDADFLITNSNYETFSVATAEALACGVPVIATRCGGPEGFVTEDCGILIEPRNREQLLQAILYMLDNSHKYDREKISQYAKSKFSYEVVGKQFQEIYKSIAKIEVLK from the coding sequence ATGGAGGCCAATACAAGATTTAAGGTTCTTTTTCTTACTTCATGGTATCCAAGCCGTATTCATCCTATAGCTGGTATTTTTATTAAAAGGCATGCTGAAGCAGTATCTTTATATTCTGATGTTGCTGTTTTATTTGTAACAGCCGATAAATCTCTAAAAGATAAAATTTATGATATAGAATATTCCATTGAAAATAATATACCAACTGTTAGAGTTTATTACAAACATTTTTCAAAAATAAAAGGTGTATCAAAATTTATAAATCTTTACAGATATCTTAAAGCAAGCTATTTAGGATTAAAAGTTATTAAGGAAAATTTTGGTAAACCAGATTTAGTCCATGCAAATGTAACTTTACCAGCAGGGTTGGTCGCTCTGGCTTTGAGATTTTTAAAGGGATTTCGATATATAGTGACTGAACATAGTTCTTCTTTTCTTCCTGAAGATAGCACCTATAAAGGGGTTTTTAAAAAATTTTTAACAAGTATTATTATAAAGAATGCAGAAAGAGTAACTACGGTATCTAAAAAACTTCGGGGAGCAATGATTAAACAAGGTTTAGAAAATGAATATTTTCTTGTTCCTAATGTTATTGATATCAATATTAATCAAGTTAGATCAAAAACTAATAATAAAAAGAAAAAAATTCTACATATTTCTTTGTTATACGATAGAGTAAAAAATATAAGTGATATTCTTTTAGTCTTGAATAAAATTGTTTATGAAAAAAACAGAGATGATTTTGAATTTCATATCCTTGGTGATGGCGTTGATAGAGAAAAGCTTCAAAACCAAGCAATAGAACTTGGGCTTCTTAATAAATATGTGTTTTTTCACGGATTAAAAAAACCAGAAGAAGTATATAAATTTTTAGAAGACGCAGATTTCCTAATTACAAACAGTAATTATGAAACATTTTCTGTTGCAACTGCGGAAGCTTTGGCTTGTGGTGTTCCAGTAATAGCTACAAGATGCGGAGGTCCTGAGGGTTTTGTTACTGAAGATTGCGGAATACTAATAGAACCCAGAAATCGTGAACAGTTGCTTCAAGCGATATTGTATATGCTTGATAATTCCCATAAATACGATAGAGAAAAAATATCTCAATATGCAAAAAGCAAATTTAGTTATGAAGTAGTTGGTAAGCAGTTTCAAGAGATATACAAATCAATAGCTAAAATTGAAGTACTAAAATAA
- a CDS encoding oligosaccharide flippase family protein, whose product MIKSIFSTFTTRVFSLIISFATLILTTNYLGAEGRGYISLLTASAGLINLFSGFIGGAALVYLIPRNKSRNFVIQSAILSYFWAFFVSIVITAFLFLTHSVDKSIIFHVFLIGFLLSILSIHTVILLAFEKIIFQNLVNLLQLLVNFILFAILLLVFHKVELNSFIVSLYSGYIASLLMSIIPIIKNLPSKVENLSLKSSLKEILKYGFFAQLSNVIQYLNYRFSFFVLNYFSGVSAVGIYSVGVVISEAIWTICGSISLVQYSKIANSNDISYSQRITLMLAKLSFLATFIAVCLLILIPESLFSIILGKDFSSVKQIIILLSPGITIFGYSVIISHYFAGIGKYVINTKASFIGLIVTLIFNLTLVPLYGYSGAAISASLSYIATAFFLIYSFIRDTGIPPTKLLPSVDDLKFAVNKLKI is encoded by the coding sequence ATGATTAAAAGTATCTTTTCTACTTTTACTACACGTGTATTTTCTCTAATAATTTCATTTGCTACACTTATTTTAACTACCAATTACCTTGGTGCTGAAGGAAGAGGTTATATATCACTTTTAACTGCATCTGCTGGTTTAATAAATCTTTTTAGCGGATTTATAGGAGGTGCAGCACTGGTATATCTAATACCAAGAAATAAGAGTAGAAATTTTGTTATTCAGTCTGCAATCTTGTCTTATTTCTGGGCTTTTTTTGTTAGTATCGTTATAACTGCTTTTTTGTTTTTAACTCATTCAGTTGATAAAAGTATTATTTTTCATGTTTTTTTAATTGGTTTTTTGTTATCTATCCTTTCAATTCATACTGTAATCCTTCTTGCTTTTGAAAAAATAATTTTTCAAAACTTAGTTAATCTTTTACAACTTTTAGTAAATTTCATATTGTTTGCTATTTTATTGCTTGTATTTCATAAAGTTGAATTAAATTCTTTTATAGTTTCGTTGTATTCAGGGTATATAGCTTCATTACTTATGAGTATTATTCCTATTATCAAGAACCTGCCATCTAAAGTTGAAAATCTTTCTTTGAAATCTTCCTTAAAGGAAATATTAAAATACGGATTCTTTGCACAACTTAGTAATGTAATTCAGTATCTTAATTATAGATTTAGTTTTTTTGTATTAAATTATTTTTCAGGTGTTTCTGCTGTTGGAATATATTCAGTAGGAGTTGTAATATCAGAAGCGATATGGACTATTTGCGGAAGCATATCCTTAGTTCAATATTCAAAAATAGCAAACTCTAATGATATATCTTACTCCCAAAGAATAACACTAATGCTTGCAAAGTTATCTTTTTTAGCCACTTTTATAGCTGTTTGCTTATTAATACTAATTCCAGAAAGTTTATTTTCTATAATACTAGGAAAGGACTTTAGCTCTGTTAAACAGATTATAATCCTTTTATCTCCTGGAATAACTATTTTTGGTTATTCTGTAATAATAAGTCATTACTTTGCAGGTATAGGCAAGTATGTTATTAATACAAAAGCATCATTTATTGGTTTAATTGTTACATTAATTTTTAATTTAACTCTTGTTCCGTTATATGGTTATTCTGGAGCTGCAATCTCAGCAAGCTTATCATATATAGCCACAGCCTTCTTTTTAATTTATTCCTTTATTAGAGATACAGGTATACCTCCTACAAAATTATTGCCATCAGTTGATGATTTAAAATTTGCAGTTAATAAACTTAAAATATAG
- the asnB gene encoding asparagine synthase (glutamine-hydrolyzing) has translation MCGIVGLVCNENINSTLIRDMANTIKHRGPDDEGFIFMFDNNIIVAGGNDTPDKVWDSNFLYSPKNHINSLEGKKIKVALGHRRLSILDLSPAGHQPMCDEAQKVWIVFNGEIYNYLELREELKQKGYTFITNTDTEVLLKSYIEWGFDCVSKFNGMWAFAILDLRKNILFLSRDRFGVKPLYYYKDDNYFAFASEIKALLRLPFIKKEVNYEAVFDYIALGLEEQGEESFFKGIRELKPSYNIVLNLNNFEFKLHKYYELLYYDKFEKYNPEKEKKYISEIRELIFEAIRLRLRSDASVGSCLSGGLDSSTIVCVMNEIIKNQHLSQVGDYIKCFTASYKDDKVDESNWAKIVVESTKSQWIRTFPTEKELIEDLEDLIYTQDIPFGSTSIYAQYRVMKAAYESGVKVLLDGQGGDELFTGYTGYFPTYYRELIKNFDFTDLINEIKNVNNSPIDIKSIIKMAIKSELGKYLTFPQIRDFLIKKTSYPISLLNPEFYKEFSYRIKDRQEKIPNSFNQQLYQLITGFNLKTLLRYEDRNSMRFSIESRTPFADNINLIEYCFQIPSVYKIHNGFSKYILRQAMDGILPEQIRKRVDKVGFATPEVK, from the coding sequence ATGTGCGGTATAGTTGGTTTGGTTTGTAATGAAAATATAAACTCAACTTTAATAAGAGACATGGCAAATACTATAAAACACCGTGGACCGGATGATGAAGGGTTTATCTTTATGTTTGACAATAATATAATTGTTGCAGGTGGAAATGATACACCAGATAAGGTATGGGATTCTAACTTCCTGTATTCCCCGAAAAATCATATTAATTCCCTTGAAGGAAAAAAAATTAAGGTTGCTTTAGGACATAGAAGATTATCTATATTAGATCTTTCTCCGGCCGGACATCAACCTATGTGTGATGAAGCTCAAAAAGTTTGGATTGTTTTTAATGGAGAGATATATAACTATTTAGAGTTGAGAGAAGAGTTAAAACAAAAAGGTTATACTTTTATTACAAATACAGATACTGAAGTTCTATTAAAATCTTATATAGAATGGGGGTTTGATTGTGTAAGCAAGTTCAACGGTATGTGGGCTTTTGCAATACTTGATTTAAGAAAAAATATCTTATTTTTATCAAGAGATAGATTTGGAGTAAAGCCGTTATACTACTACAAAGATGATAATTACTTTGCTTTTGCTTCTGAGATAAAAGCTTTACTTAGACTTCCTTTTATAAAAAAAGAAGTTAATTACGAAGCTGTTTTTGACTACATTGCCTTGGGTCTGGAAGAACAGGGAGAAGAGAGTTTTTTCAAAGGAATAAGAGAATTAAAACCTTCTTACAATATAGTTTTAAATTTGAATAACTTTGAATTTAAACTCCATAAGTATTATGAGCTTTTATACTATGATAAATTTGAAAAATATAATCCGGAGAAAGAGAAAAAGTATATATCCGAGATTAGAGAACTTATATTTGAGGCGATTAGATTAAGACTTAGGTCTGATGCAAGTGTTGGATCATGTTTAAGTGGTGGGCTTGACAGCTCAACCATTGTTTGTGTGATGAATGAAATAATTAAAAATCAACATTTATCTCAAGTAGGAGACTATATAAAATGTTTTACAGCTTCTTATAAAGATGACAAGGTAGACGAAAGTAATTGGGCAAAGATAGTTGTAGAAAGTACTAAATCTCAATGGATAAGAACTTTTCCTACAGAAAAGGAACTAATAGAAGATTTAGAAGACCTTATATACACTCAAGACATTCCTTTCGGATCTACAAGTATATATGCACAGTATAGGGTAATGAAAGCTGCATATGAAAGTGGTGTAAAAGTTCTATTGGATGGTCAAGGAGGAGATGAGTTATTTACAGGTTATACAGGATATTTTCCTACCTACTACAGAGAACTTATAAAGAATTTTGATTTTACTGATTTAATAAATGAAATAAAAAATGTAAATAACTCTCCTATAGATATTAAATCAATAATAAAAATGGCTATAAAATCAGAATTGGGAAAGTATTTAACATTTCCCCAAATAAGAGACTTTTTGATTAAAAAAACATCTTATCCAATATCTTTACTTAATCCAGAATTTTATAAAGAATTTTCATACAGGATTAAAGATAGACAAGAGAAAATCCCCAATAGCTTTAACCAGCAGCTTTATCAGTTAATAACTGGATTTAATTTAAAAACATTACTAAGGTATGAAGATAGAAATTCAATGAGATTTAGCATAGAATCAAGAACTCCTTTTGCTGACAATATTAACCTTATAGAGTATTGTTTTCAAATTCCTTCGGTTTATAAAATTCATAATGGATTTTCAAAGTATATTTTAAGGCAGGCAATGGATGGAATTTTACCTGAACAAATTAGGAAGAGAGTAGATAAAGTGGGTTTTGCTACACCAGAGGTTAAATGA